A section of the Babylonia areolata isolate BAREFJ2019XMU chromosome 1, ASM4173473v1, whole genome shotgun sequence genome encodes:
- the LOC143293755 gene encoding uncharacterized protein LOC143293755 — protein MLIVQGDWNAKVGPDAYQNWAGTTGKFGIGETDRRLRLLEFAKSHRLTLANTLHQHKLSRTATWHSPNGQVHNQIDFILTPQRYKSSIDKANTRTFPGADIGSDHDLVLATFKLKLKCKRCPRNPRIRFDLEKLKDPEIADVFQAQVGGKFAALNLMDIDVDTLANIKEVLTTTAEQVVGKKRKRIQPWVTNEVLDLCDKRRELRKKKHSGNEARTKYQQVNREVRTKMKAAKENWIEEQCEEVEKGMEAGNSKGAYSTLKTLTKTSQPRSAVIEDKDGKLLTDSEEVLKRWTEYCDGLYNYQLNPDSSILQDNPRSIDSEENLQVLEEEGNGMVTIFVEEML, from the exons ATGCTGATAGTCCAGGGAGACTGGAATGCCAAGGTTGGCCCAGATGCATACCAGAATTGGGCAGGAACAACTGGTAAGTTCGGCATTGGGGAAACCGACAGACGCCTTAGATTGCTGGAGTTTGCCAAAAGCCATCGCCTTACCCTAGCCAATACTCTCCACCAGCATAAGCTGTCCAGAACCGCAACCTGGCACTCGCCAAATGGGCAAGTCCACAACCAGATAGACTTCATCCTGACCCCACAACGCTACAAGTCCAGTATCGATAAAGCCAACACAAGGACGTTCCCAGGAGCTGATATCGGCAGCGATCATGATCTTGTCTTGGCAACCTTCAAGCTCAAGCTGAAGTGCAAGCGTTGTCCAAGGAATCCCCGTATCCGCTTTGACCTAGAAAAGCTGAAGGACCCCGAAATCGCGGATGTGTTCCAGGCTCAAGTAGGCGGGAAGTTCGCAGCCCTCAACTTAATGGACATCGATGTAGACACCCTTGCTAACATCAAAGAGGTGCTAACTACAACAGCTGAACAAGTGGTGGGAAAAAAGCGAAAAAGGATCCAACCATGGGTGACAAATGAGGTCCTAGATCTGTGTGACAAGCGGCGAGAactgaggaaaaagaaacactctGGTAATGAAGCCAGGACGAAGTACCAACAGGTGAACAGAGAAGTCAGGACgaagatgaaggcagccaaagaaaactggatagaggaGCAGTGCGAAGAAGTTGAGAAAGGCATGGAAGCAGGGAACAGCAAAGGAGCCTATAGCACCCTCAAGACCCTCACTAAGACTAGCCAGCCAAGATCAGCTGTCATCGAAGATAAGGATGGCAAGCTACTGACAGATAGCGAAGAAGTCCTGAAGAGGTGGACAGAATACTGTGACGGCCTCTACAACTACCAGCTCAATCCAGACTCATCCATATTGCAGGACAACCCACGATCCATAGACAGCGAGGAAAATCTCCaagtgttggaggaggag GGTAACGGCATGGTCACAATATTTGTGGAAGAAATGCTGTGA